In Salmo salar chromosome ssa03, Ssal_v3.1, whole genome shotgun sequence, a single genomic region encodes these proteins:
- the LOC106600017 gene encoding cactin — MGPKKHRRSRSGSRSRNRDRNRSKISRSRSPEEKRGRSRSIDRNIKPRRIARSESGNSNSSGESTRRQGQRPRSRDHPGSRSDSDSDKRRKLKGKSKDRSRSDSDDPKGRNKREKKKSRREDKGEKMIGRSQSQSDSGSSADRKRSRDRGNNDRERRWRRSADRGSRSPSRERERQMRERTRDRERMRSRDKDPSQFKEKSRDRERSSRRSEDRGRREGSRGKDQRYKERNRRRSGSSDSSKSSGSDGGARGGSPGSGEAGPSVRDEKKNQREMLKALETPEEKRARRLAKKEAKERKKREKMGWSEEYMGYTNADNPFGDNNLLGTFKWQKALDRKGIGHLGEKDLKDRNKRIQEENRRELQKVKQLRLEREREKAMRETELEMLQREKEAEHFKTWAEQEDNFHLHQAKLRSKIRIRDGRAKPIDLLAKYISAEDDDLAVEMHEPYTFLNGLTVTDMDDLLEDIKVYMELEQGKNVDFWRDMTTITEDEISKLRKLEASGKGPGDRRDGINTSVSTDVQIVFKGKTYSQLQALNLNIETKIRAGGSNLDIGYWESLMQQVRVFMGRARLRERHQDVLRQKLFKLKQEQGVESEPLFPIIKEEPEDEAVTESEKDTPSEVPGPSSSSPSINQKRDAEEKDEQVAGPSTEGDGEKEGEGDGEEKGEVVEAVLTEEDLIQQSQAEYDSGRYSPTLLLPSELPLDTHTITPDEDTHKLHLSRRQLAVTGDANENAEDEFVRRAKQGMGGDEAQFSVELPLTGKMYLWADKYRPRKPRFFNRVHTGFEWNKYNQTHYDFDNPPPKIVQGYKFNIFYPDLINKRSTPQYFLEPSPDNKDFGVLRFHAGPPYEDIAFKIVNREWEYSHRHGFRCQFANGIFQLWFHFKRYRYRR; from the exons ATGGGTCCAAAAAAGCATCGTCGGTCCCGTTCTGGCTCTCGTAGTCGGAACCGGGATCGAAACAGGTCCAAAATAAGCAGATCACGATCACCCGAAGAGAAGAGAGGCCGGAGTCGGTCCATTGATCGGAACATAAAACCCCGGAGAATTGCGCGTTCTGAGAGCGGAAATTCGAACAGCAGTGGTGAATCTACGAGGCGACAAGGACAGCGGCCCCGTAGCAGAGACCATCCCGGATCGAGAAGCGACTCAGACAGCGACAAGAGACGTAAACTGAAGGGCAAATCAAAAGACAGATCCAG GTCTGACTCAGATGATCCAAAGGGGAGGaacaaaagagagaaaaagaagagcaGAAGAGAAGACAAAGGAGAGAAGATGATTGGCAGGAGCCAGTCCCAGTCTGACTCAGGGTCTAGTGCAGACCGGAAGAGATCGAGGGACAGGGGGAACAATGACCGGGAGAGGAGATGGCGGAGGAGTGCAGACAGAGGGAGCAGAAGCCCCAGCAGAGAAAGGGAACGACAGATGCGGGAGAGAACAAGGGACAGGGAGAGAATGAGAAGCCGAGACAAGGACCCAAGCCAATTTAAGGAGAAAAgtcgagacagagaaagaagcagCCGGAGGAGTGAAGACcgtgggaggagagaaggaagcaGAGGGAAGGACCAAAGGTACAAAGAGCGTAATAGACGTCGCTCTGGATCCTCTGACTCGTCTAAGAGCTCTGGGTCGGATGGCGGGGCCCGTGGAGGCAGCCCGGGGTCTGGAGAGGCCGGTCCCTCGGTACGAGATGAGAAGAagaaccagagagagatgctgaaGGCCCTGGAGACCCCAGAGGAGAAGAGGGCCAGACGACTGGCCAAGAAGGAGGccaaggagaggaagaagagagaaaagatGGGCTGGAGTGAGGAGTACATGGGCTACACCAATGCAGACAACCCCTTCGGTGACAACAACCTGCTGGGCACCTTCAAATGGCAGAAG GCTCTGGACAGGAAGGGCATTGGCCATCTGGGTGAGAAGGACCTGAAGGACAGGAACAAACGTATCCAGGAGGAGAATCGCAGAGAACTGCAGAAG GTGAAGCAGCTGCGtctggagagggagcgagagaaggcCATGAGAGAGACCGAGCTGGAgatgctgcagagagagaaggaggcagAGCATTTCAAAACCTGGGCGGAACAAGAGGACAACTTTCACTTGCACCAGGCCAAGCTACG gTCTAAGATCCGTATCCGTGACGGCCGTGCTAAGCCCATAGACCTGTTGGCTAAGTACATCAGTGCTGAGGATGACGACCTGGCTGTGGAGATGCACGAACCTTACACCTTCCTCAACGGACTCACCGTCACTGACATGGATGACCTGCTTGAAGatatcaag GTATACATGGAGCTGGAGCAGGGGAAGAATGTAGACTTCTGGAGGGATATGACCACCATCACAGAGGATGAGATCAGCAAGCTCCGGAAACTGGAGGCATCTGGAAAAGGCCCAG GTGACCGTCGTGATGGCATTAACACGTCAGTGAGCACCGATGTTCAGATAGTGTTTAAGGGAAAGACGTACAGCCAGCTCCAGGCGCTGAATCTCAACATCGAGACTAAGATCCGAGCTGGGGGATCCAACCTGGATATAGGTTACTGGGAGAGTCTGATGCAGCAAGTCAGGGTCTTCATGGGCCGAGCACG GTTGAGAGAGAGGCACCAGGACGTGTTGCGTCAGAAGCTGTTCAAGCTGAAACAGGAGCAGGGAGTGGAGAGTGAGCCTCTCTTCCCAATCATCAAAGAGGAGCCTGAGGACGAGGCTGT GACCGAGAGCGAGAAAGACACTCCCTCAGAGGTGCCtggcccctcctcttcctccccttccaTCAATCAAAAGAGAGATGCAGAGGAGAAGGATGAGCAAGTGGCGGGCCCATCCacggagggagacggggagaaagagggagagggggatggagaggagaagggTGAGGTGGTAGAGGCTGTTCTGACGGAGGAGGATTTGATCCAGCAGAGCCAGGCGGAGTATGACTCTGGCCGTTACAGTCCCACACTGCTGCTGCCCTCAGAGCTaccgctggacacacacaccatcacacctgacGAAGACACACACAAACTACACCTCTCACGCAGACAGCTCGCCGTCACAG GTGATGCCAATGAGAATGCAGAGGATGAGTTTGTGCGTCGCGCCAAACAGGGCATGGGCGGGGACGAGGCTCAGTTTAGCGTAGAGCTTCCCCTCACAGGGAAGATGTACCTGTGGGCTGATAAATACCGTCCCCGGAAACCTCGCTTCTTCAACAGGGTCCACACAGGCTTCGAGTGGAACAAATATAACCAGACCCATTATGACTTCGACAACCCTCCGCCAAAGATCGTCCAGGGCTATAAGTTCAACATCTTCTACCCGGACCTGATCAACAAACGTTCCACACCGCAGTACTTCCTAGAACCCAGTCCCGACAACAAGGACTTTGGGGTTCTGCGGTTCCATGCGGGGCCGCCATACGAGGACATTGCCTTTAAGATCGTTAACCGCGAGTGGGAGTACTCTCACCGCCACGGGTTCCGTTGTCAGTTTGCCAACGGGATCTTCCAGCTGTGGTTCCACTTCAAGAGGTACCGCTACAGAAGATAG
- the ub2r1 gene encoding Ubiquitin-conjugating enzyme E2 R1, giving the protein MAQHGPTHVASSQKALMLEMKSLQEEPVEGFRITLVDEADLYNWEVAIFGPPNTHYEGGYFKARIKFPIDYPYSPPAFRFLTKMWHPNIYENGDVCISILHPPVDDPQSGELPSERWNPTQNVRTILLSVISLLNEPNTFSPANVDASVMYRKWRDSKGKDREYAEIIRKQVLATKAEAERDGVKVPTTLAEYCVRTRAPPPDEGSDLFYDDYYDDEDLEDEDDCCYDEDDSGTEES; this is encoded by the exons ATGGCGCAACATGGTCCTACTCACGTAGCAAGCTCACAGAAAGCATTAATGTTAGAAATGAAGAGCCTTCAAGAGGAGCCAGTCGAGGGCTTCAGAATAACATTGGTGGACGAGGCAGATTTATACAATTGGGAAGTGGCCATTTTTGGACCTCCTAACACTCACTATGAAGGAGGGTATTTCAAG GCTCGTATCAAGTTCCCCATTGACTACCCCTATTCACCACCTGCTTTCCGTTTCCTCACCAAGATGTGGCACCCCAACATCTATGAG AATGGGGACGTGTGTATATCCATTCTGCACCCTCCAGTTGATGACCCTCAGAGTGGGGAGCTGCCCTCTGAGAGGTGGAACCCTACCCAGAATGTTAG GACCATCCTTCTGAGTGTCATCTCTCTGCTGAACGAGCCCAACACCTTCTCCCCGGCCAATGTGGATGCCTCCGTCATGTACCGCAAGtggagagacagcaagggcaagGACAGAGAGTACGCAGAGATCATTCG gAAGCAGGTGTTGGCCACTAAGGCTGAGGCGGAACGCGACGGGGTGAAGGTCCCCACCACACTGGCCGAATACTGTGTCCGCACTCGCGCCCCTCCACCTGACGAGGGCTCCGACCTCTTCTATGACGATTACTATGACGATGAGGATCTGGAGGATGAAGACGACTGCTGCTACGATGAAGATGACTCTGGGACAGAGGAGTCGTGA